The window GCTGAGCAGCTCCAAGAAGCTCGAGGAGGAGATGCAGCGGATGGCCGCGACCACCGTGGGCGAGATCATGAGCCGAAAGCCCGTCACGGTGGGCGAGGACGCCACGGTGGGGGAGATCGCCTCCATCATGGGAGAGCACGGCGTCCACACCCTGCCGGTCCTGGGGCCGGACGGGGCGCTCGTGGGCGTGATCGGCAAGCGCGACGTCATTCGGGCCATGGCGCAGGCATGAGGCGCGAGATCCCCAGCCGCTCCCCCGAGGACACCCTGGCCGTGGGCGAGGCCATCGGGGCGGCGGCCCGGCCGGGGCTGGTGGTGGCGCTCCAGGGGCCCCTGGGGGCGGGGAAGACCGTGCTGACCAAGGGCATCGCCCGGGGGCTGGGGGTGCCCCGGTGGCGGTACGTCACCAGCCCCACCTTTGCCCTTCACAACGTGTACCAGGGCCGGAGACTCCGGCTCCACCACCTGGACCTCTACCGCCTGGGCGGCGCAGCGGAGCTGGAGCACCTGGGCCTGGAGGAGGCCCTACACGGCCGGGACGCCTGCGTGATAGAATGGCCGGATATTTTGCTCGGCGAGCTGTCCGAAGAGCGCGTGCTCGTGCGGTTCCGGTGGGGGGTGTCCGGAGAGCGGGTGTTGGACGTGGAGGCGGGCGGGACGACCGGCGAGGCGCTGGCGAGGGCACTGGAAACGGTGCTGCATTCCATTGGGCAAGACTCGGGAGAGAGAGAGGAGAGCGCATGACCTACGACGTGGCGATCCTGGGGGGCGGCCCCGGCGGGTACGTGGGGGCCATCCGGGGCGGACAGCTCGGGGCGAGCGTGTGCGTGATCGAGGAGGGGGAACTGGGGGGCACCTGCCTCAACCGGGGATGCATCCCCTCCAAGGCCTTCTTCGAGAGCGCCCGGCACATGCAGGCGCTGGCCCGGGGGGCAGAGTTCGGCATCCGGGCGACGCTCCAGGAGTTCGACCTGGCGGCGTGCGTCGCCCGAAAAGACGGGGTGGTGCGCCAGCTCGTGGGGGGCAT of the Thermodesulfobacteriota bacterium genome contains:
- a CDS encoding CBS domain-containing protein, whose amino-acid sequence is MKTAREIMTRDVHTVREELPLQELARAFDARGVSGFPVVDAEGGLVGVVTETDLIHQNQRLHIPTAVAIFDAVVVLSSSKKLEEEMQRMAATTVGEIMSRKPVTVGEDATVGEIASIMGEHGVHTLPVLGPDGALVGVIGKRDVIRAMAQA
- the tsaE gene encoding tRNA (adenosine(37)-N6)-threonylcarbamoyltransferase complex ATPase subunit type 1 TsaE, yielding MRREIPSRSPEDTLAVGEAIGAAARPGLVVALQGPLGAGKTVLTKGIARGLGVPRWRYVTSPTFALHNVYQGRRLRLHHLDLYRLGGAAELEHLGLEEALHGRDACVIEWPDILLGELSEERVLVRFRWGVSGERVLDVEAGGTTGEALARALETVLHSIGQDSGEREESA